TACCATGACTGCAAATTACACAAGTCTCTgatgaattataatttaaaaacattttgtaGTAATGTAGAAGATTTACAAAATTTACGTTTAACTACCATAAGTGAGTAAATAAGACTACCTGACAGTTCGTAACATTGACAAAAACGTACCTTTTTTTGCTCACAAACTACTGGATCTGAAAACCAGGTTTCATCAATTACAATACCAGGCTGGGGAAGTTTTGCGCCATGTAAAAAAACTGAAGCAATGGAAGACGTCAAGACGACTCTCTTGAGACATGGAACTTTTACAGCAGATCTAAGAACATTTAGTGTCCCCTCCACAGCAGGATCTATCAATTGCACCTAATCCGAATTCAGAAAGAAAGgcaaatttttcattttcatatcaAGTTTGAGTTTATTGATTGAAACATTTTCTggaaaattgattaaaaataaacgaAAAATGACCTGTGGGTCATCGGCTTTAAATATAACAGGAGATGCTGTGTGAAAGACACACACACAGCCATTAACTGCAGAATCGAAGGATCCTTCTTCTGTCAAATTAGCTTCAAACAAAGTTAGCCTTTTCTTAGCTCCCTCAAAAGCTAGTAGATGTTCGGTCTTTTTTGGATCATCTGCAACATATTTGAATGAGTTGATATGTACAAAAAACCTTTCTGATGGGTACacaaaagaatttgaaaaacgatccttttttttttctctaaaccAACAACCTAGTTCAAATATTCGATTGTTCATGACTTACAAATGTAGAGTTCTTTAACATTTCTTAAAGTAACTTACTCAATGTGGTTTGCCTACTCTATAGTTGAGTTTTGAAAGTCAAAATGAGAAAGAGAGATAGACTGACCGAGAGAACGGACAGTAGCATGAACAGTGTAGCCATGAGCCAGCAAAAGCTTAACAAGCCACGACGCTATGAACCCAGAAGCACCCGTAACGCAAACCACCTTCCGTTGTCCGTTCATCTCTCTCAAATGGTCAACTGATGGTCTGTACACTAGCAGGGGAGGTTGATAATTTGACCCGTGAAGTGGAAattgttttcactttttattGGGATGATTTGTTAATGTTAGAATCAAATTTAAATGGATGTTGGaataattaagtttttaattattttctaaatCTGACATTTATGAgtataatatatacaattagGTTCCTGTGACAGTCACACTTATCCCAATAGTTTAATTATCATGATCTGAGAAAGTTATAGCACAAATGTTGAAATGTGTACATTAATCCAACTGGTCATGGAAAACAACACTTTTATAACATAttgttaataattaatactcgtaatatacaATTATAAATTTGTGTGGGATGAGAAGAAAGAGCAAAATGCAGACATTCTTGAAGCattttcaaaatgtgaattttgattAATGTTTGACAAcctatatatatggatgtatgtgataatatatatggatgacataatataacaaaaatataatcggatgtatacaataaaattatttgaaaGTAGAATACAATAGAACCATCCTAAGTTGGAtacatttattaaatttttgacTAAAAGTTAAATACATTTTCAATCATTAAACACGTAGCGGAAATAAATAAGAAACTCATAAACATCATGTGACATTTTAGAAGTTCACCAAGCTCCTCTCTCTCAAGTTTTCAACAGTGTCCTTTATGCTTGCTTCAAACGGAATAAACTCAACGCCTAGACCTTCAGCCCTTACCCTTGATACACTATACGGCAGTGGCTCAACACACTCCATGCTTCTATATCTATCGAGAATTGAAGGAAACAATATAATAGTTTTGTTCATATTGTACGTCCATATGTATATTCATGGAAACACATACTTACCTCTCACAATGCGAAAAAGCAGGGTAGAGTTCGTGTACAATCTTTAAGATCATTGAAGAGCGAACAGTGTTCCCTACAATTAAGTATCTATCCTTAGCATGCGGTTCCTCAAAGGCTAAGACATGTGCGGTAGCAACATCTCTCACATCAACAAGTCTATAGATTCCATCCGGAAAGACTTCCTTTCCtgcatatatgtatacaatTTAACATCTTACATATAACATAAAACTCCCTTTTGTTGTCTAAACAGAGCCTTTTTCCTGTGCTGATTAAGGAAGAAAATACTCCCCGCTGGTAGACCGCAccaagatcatatcatatactGAGGGAAGTCCTATAGTCCTGTGAATATTAGTTGTAGAAGAAAATTACCCGTAGTTATTAACCTCATAAAGCCCTCGGAACTGAAGTTGAGAGTAGGCTGCAACAAGGGACCGATGACAAGGCCAGGAACTACGGTCACCAACTTCAGGTTATtctcttttgaaaattttacaGCAGCATCCTCAGCCAGAGTCTTTGAAAGCGCATACCACAActgaaaaatggaaaatctttgttttatttgaacaaATTAGCCTAAGTCaaacatacataaaaagaaaaaaagcacAAAACATAAAGAACAACTATACTTTTTTTTGCTCACAAATAACTGGATCAGAAAACCAGGTTTCATCGACCACATCACTAGACTTCGGAATATTTGGACCAAACATGACTGCGGTGGAAGAAGATGTAAAGACGAATCTCTTGAGAGATGGAACTTTAGCAGCAGATCTAAGAACATTAAGTGTCCCATTCACTGCAGGATCTATCAATTCTACCTAATCCAAGTTCAGAAAAAAACAGTGTGTGAAAacattttctaaaaattaatacaatgtttcgaaaactttgataaaaagataaagaacCTGTGGATCTTTAAATGAAACTAGAGCAGGGGATGCTGTATGAAAGACGCATACACAGCCATTAACTGCAGAATCGAAAGATCCTTCTTCACTCAAGTTAGCTTCAAACAAAGATAGCCTGTCCTTGGCTCCATCAAGAGCAAGTAAATGTTCTGTCCTTTTTGGATCATCTGCAACATGTTTGAATGCCagtaggaaaaaaaatataaataaacaaaaagtattAGTCAGAACAGAAAAGCTACGCAGTTGCAAAAGTGGGATTGGTGATACAACATACCATAGGATGAAACCTTGTTTATAATCctgaaagaaaaagatttacTTTGACTTTAGGGGTCAAACTAGTTGGTGTTCCAGTTCACTACATTCTTAAACATTTCACAAAGTTTAACACCATAATCTCCTATTTGTAGATCTTTGAACAGACGTTATTTGTGCTTCGATTATTCCTACTATAAATCCTATCAATTTTTCATAATTGCAAGTTGTGAATGACCAAATgatcaaaatatcaaatcagATTCACTGTTAGTTTCATCGTATCAAATCTGCTAAATCAAcaagtttatataaaaattaacaagTGGACTAGATATTGATTAAAAAGATAACTATTTATACCACATGCCTGTTGGATACTTGGATTGCATAATAAGTTGACTTTGAAAACATGTTGAAAGTCAAAGAAAGAGTGAGGGACAGACCGAGGGATCGGACAGTAGCGTGAACAAAGTAGCCACGGGCAAGCAAGAGCTTAACGAGCCATGATGCTATGAACCCAGATGCCCCTGTAACACAAACAACTGTCCCTTCTCTGTTCATGTCTCTAGAACCGGTCACCTGGTGGAACTTGCACACTGGGGCAGTAGCAGGATATACTGATTACGTGAGAATCAATTTCGTAAGCTAATTTATAGTCTattattaaatatgacatcTATGAATAAATTACATATTTGCTTCACGTGGTATTTGCTGATTCCATTTGTTTATGCTACAACCAACGTTCAtgtatattaaatgtaattggTTTAATGTCAGGATACATTAgtttatatactttataaacttttatgtgCAAGAACAAACTACATTTACTTAGGGCCTAGGGGGAACTTTCAAAAAAGTGAGTTGCTAACTGTGACACATACATTAGAACATGGGCGGCAGGCGGCAGCAAAGGAGGGGCAAAATCTTGGACTGGTCTTATCTCGAGTGTGTCATGGGTTGGAACGCTATGTGATGTCCACTCTATTGACAGTGTGATGATCATTTGGAGGTTCAGTGTGATCCATAGCTGGTCTTCCTAATCTTCTTCACATTTGTGTATGtgcatttgttttatattaaaaaatattataaagtagTGTGTTTTTTTAAACTAAGGCTGCCTAATAATATAATTCAACCAGCTTGCGAAAGATTCTCTTTAATTTCTAATTTACTACTCTATTGTGACGGTGTGATGGGAATGTGATCAACTAGTTGATCAGGCCTCTACTCCGTGTGCTCTAACAAAGATTCTCTATACACATGAGTACACGTGACATTTATACATTGCCCAATGTAATATGTATTCGGATCATGTATGAATACATCACATTCTTATAATATCTCGGAAACCATTTAAAATTA
The sequence above is drawn from the Erigeron canadensis isolate Cc75 chromosome 4, C_canadensis_v1, whole genome shotgun sequence genome and encodes:
- the LOC122597268 gene encoding uncharacterized protein LOC122597268; translated protein: MSGEGKAVCVTGASGFIASWIVKLLLDRGYSVHATVRSLGDPKKTEHLLGLDGANERLSLFEANLTEEGSFDSAVNGCVCVFHTASPVQFEVDDPQAQLIEPAVKGTLNVLKSAAKVPSLKRVVLTSSMAAVMFGVKLPESGGVVDETWFSNPLVCEQKKLWYHLSKTLAEDAAVKFSNENSLELVVVNPGFVIGPILQPILNVTSEGILGLIKSGKEVFSDGIYRLVDVRDVANAHILAFEKPQANGRYLMVCKMVHSSLIMKILDKLYPTLNHSDKYKDSNCVEQLPFSISRAKAESLGVEFTPLEITIKDTVESLKEKNLLNFLYPATAPVCKFHQVTGSRDMNREGTVVCVTGASGFIASWLVKLLLARGYFVHATVRSLDDPKRTEHLLALDGAKDRLSLFEANLSEEGSFDSAVNGCVCVFHTASPALVSFKDPQVELIDPAVNGTLNVLRSAAKVPSLKRFVFTSSSTAVMFGPNIPKSSDVVDETWFSDPVICEQKKLWYALSKTLAEDAAVKFSKENNLKLVTVVPGLVIGPLLQPTLNFSSEGFMRLITTGKEVFPDGIYRLVDVRDVATAHVLAFEEPHAKDRYLIVGNTVRSSMILKIVHELYPAFSHCESMECVEPLPYSVSRVRAEGLGVEFIPFEAKMNGQRKVVCVTGASGFIASWLVKLLLAHGYTVHATVRSLDDPKKTEHLLAFEGAKKRLTLFEANLTEEGSFDSAVNGCVCVFHTASPVIFKADDPQVQLIDPAVEGTLNVLRSAVKVPCLKRVVLTSSIASVFLHGAKLPQPGIVIDETWFSDPVVCEQKKSWYSLSKTLAEDAAARFSKQNGLDLVSIHPGYSIGPFLQPTLNLTSDGILNFIKTGSLYPDGMYRLADVRDVAMAHILAFEKPSANGRYCIVGIMIRSSEIMKIVNKLYPSLNHSERHEDGKSVEPLPYLVSRARAESLGVEFTPVEITIKDTIDSLKEKKLLSF